One region of Limnospira fusiformis SAG 85.79 genomic DNA includes:
- a CDS encoding IS4-like element ISAtsp3 family transposase, giving the protein MNELNRLRDTLRPHLPWHGARLNFVCLFLMALFQTKTVNLMEIATVFANPVQISSNYQRLQRFFRQFKFDRAEIARFVVSLIDIPQPWTLSLDRTCWSFGQTHFNILMLAVVHEGIAFPLLWTMLDKKGNSNSGERMDLFDRFEALFPDVEVACLTADREFVGRDWLSYLLIDPEVPFRLRIRHSELISPKLGGTRRSGERMFDSLRPGEFRQLSGRRWVWGRQVYVIGSRLADSGELLILITNACPETALPDYARRWGIENLFGALKTRGFCLESTHFKDPERLSRLLALLSLAFTWAMKVGLWIHQGSPIPLKAHGRRSQSLFRTGFDFLRRTFSNLPLFSGRFHQALQLLSCT; this is encoded by the coding sequence ATGAACGAGCTTAACCGATTACGAGACACTTTGCGCCCTCACTTGCCCTGGCACGGGGCGAGATTAAACTTTGTCTGCCTGTTCCTGATGGCGCTATTCCAAACAAAGACGGTTAATCTGATGGAAATAGCGACTGTATTCGCAAATCCTGTGCAAATTTCCTCAAATTACCAGCGATTACAACGTTTTTTTCGGCAATTCAAATTTGACCGGGCAGAGATTGCCCGTTTCGTCGTTAGCCTCATTGACATTCCCCAACCTTGGACTCTTAGTCTCGACCGCACCTGTTGGTCTTTCGGTCAAACCCATTTCAACATCTTGATGTTGGCAGTCGTCCACGAGGGGATTGCCTTTCCCCTGCTGTGGACGATGCTTGACAAAAAGGGCAATAGCAACAGTGGCGAACGCATGGACTTATTCGACCGCTTCGAGGCACTATTTCCTGACGTGGAGGTGGCTTGTCTGACCGCTGACCGGGAATTTGTGGGGCGAGATTGGCTCTCGTATCTTCTCATCGACCCCGAGGTTCCTTTCCGCCTACGCATCCGCCACAGCGAGCTGATTAGTCCTAAGTTAGGAGGAACTCGGCGTAGCGGCGAACGAATGTTTGATTCTCTGCGACCCGGAGAATTTCGCCAGCTTTCGGGTCGCCGTTGGGTTTGGGGACGGCAGGTTTACGTCATTGGCTCTCGTCTGGCTGATTCGGGGGAGTTGTTGATTCTCATCACTAACGCTTGCCCCGAAACGGCCCTCCCCGACTATGCTCGGCGTTGGGGTATTGAAAACCTCTTCGGAGCCTTGAAGACTCGGGGCTTCTGTCTCGAATCGACTCACTTTAAGGACCCTGAGCGCTTGAGCCGTTTATTGGCTTTGCTTAGCCTGGCTTTTACTTGGGCTATGAAGGTGGGTTTGTGGATTCACCAAGGTTCACCCATTCCTTTGAAGGCTCACGGACGACGCTCCCAGAGTCTTTTCCGCACTGGCTTCGATTTTCTACGCCGCACTTTCTCTAATCTGCCTTTGTTTTCAGGGCGGTTTCACCAGGCTCTACAGCTTTTGTCCTGTACTTAG
- a CDS encoding M23 family metallopeptidase, translated as MAKLNPLQVFKRPTLLKRMLWVLVGFVCLTLIPWGGQQLDIGATKASASQVAVGVDWGNASFPVENFQQYTSPFGYRAGGFHYGLDLAAPMGSYIRNWWSGQVVELWEDNRCGTGIIIQSGQWEHIYCHVQGHVQSNANGTYFIDRGGGLELRKGQIVAAGTRIARVGMTGRTTGPHLHWGLKYSNRWVDPARVLIAMYHQQNQRLSQR; from the coding sequence ATGGCAAAACTCAACCCCCTGCAAGTTTTCAAGCGTCCGACCCTCCTGAAACGAATGCTATGGGTTCTGGTCGGTTTCGTGTGTCTGACTCTAATTCCTTGGGGGGGACAACAGTTAGATATAGGTGCAACTAAGGCATCAGCCTCCCAAGTAGCGGTAGGGGTCGATTGGGGTAATGCTTCTTTTCCGGTGGAAAATTTCCAGCAGTATACATCACCTTTTGGCTATCGTGCTGGTGGGTTTCACTATGGTTTAGACTTAGCCGCACCTATGGGGAGTTATATCCGCAATTGGTGGAGCGGACAGGTAGTCGAACTCTGGGAGGATAATCGCTGCGGCACGGGAATTATTATCCAGTCAGGACAGTGGGAACATATCTATTGCCACGTTCAGGGTCATGTACAAAGTAATGCTAATGGTACTTACTTTATTGACCGTGGCGGCGGTCTGGAACTTCGCAAAGGTCAAATTGTGGCAGCCGGGACTAGAATTGCGCGGGTTGGGATGACCGGGAGAACTACCGGACCTCACTTGCACTGGGGACTCAAGTATAGTAATCGGTGGGTTGATCCAGCCCGTGTTCTGATTGCTATGTATCATCAACAAAACCAGCGTTTGTCTCAACGTTGA
- a CDS encoding methylmalonic aciduria and homocystinuria type D protein, translating to MSDNITEVRSPDISIHPPTAFVAANLRRILPDWHSDDIWIVIFLQRSQFPLTTTNDIIEQEKNRLCDRFLEFAQPVAQQLNSQGWMTDIIYPPSGYPLLSQPGEINHSDALTVATSLNLSLQKGPCTIVIHPQWGTAVYPSVLISSAPPDEINKAIDFAGYRVAPTHKPHR from the coding sequence ATGAGCGACAATATAACCGAGGTGCGATCGCCTGATATTTCCATCCATCCCCCCACCGCTTTTGTAGCCGCTAATTTAAGGCGGATTCTACCAGATTGGCACTCTGATGATATTTGGATAGTGATTTTTTTACAGCGATCGCAGTTCCCCTTAACCACAACTAATGATATCATTGAGCAGGAGAAAAACAGATTATGCGATCGCTTTTTAGAATTCGCCCAACCCGTAGCCCAACAACTCAATTCCCAGGGATGGATGACCGATATCATCTACCCTCCCAGCGGTTATCCGTTGCTGTCCCAACCCGGAGAAATCAACCATAGCGATGCTTTAACTGTCGCCACATCCTTAAACCTTTCTCTGCAAAAGGGACCCTGTACCATCGTAATTCATCCCCAATGGGGAACCGCCGTTTATCCCAGTGTGTTGATATCCTCTGCGCCGCCAGATGAAATCAACAAAGCTATCGATTTTGCTGGCTATCGCGTCGCCCCAACTCATAAACCCCACAGGTAA
- a CDS encoding methylenetetrahydrofolate reductase, producing MNRFRTACLNPKEFVITAEVAPPKGGDPTHMIEMARGLKNRVHGVNITDGSRAVLGMSSLASCVILQHHGIEPILQVACRDRNRIGLQADLLGAHALGIRNILALTGDPVKAGDHVNAKPVFDFESVRLLQAINKLNNGMDWNDKKLPHGRTDLFPGAAVDPQSPSFSGLQSRFYRKLKAGACFFQSQLITDFERLYKFMNQVASDTDKPILAGIFLLKSAKNALFINKYVPGVNIPDHIIHRLEKSSHPLEEGIKIAAEQVQIARQICRGVHLMAVKREDLIPKILDAANIPPLP from the coding sequence ATGAACCGATTTAGGACTGCTTGTTTGAACCCCAAAGAATTTGTGATCACCGCCGAAGTAGCACCCCCAAAAGGCGGCGATCCCACTCACATGATCGAGATGGCGCGGGGTCTAAAAAATCGCGTCCATGGGGTTAATATTACTGATGGCAGTCGGGCTGTTTTAGGGATGAGTTCCCTAGCTTCCTGCGTCATTCTCCAACATCATGGCATTGAACCGATTTTACAAGTCGCTTGTCGCGATCGCAATCGGATTGGTTTACAAGCAGACCTCCTGGGAGCGCACGCCCTAGGAATTAGGAATATTCTCGCCCTCACAGGTGATCCAGTCAAAGCCGGAGATCATGTTAATGCTAAACCAGTTTTTGATTTTGAATCCGTGCGCCTATTACAAGCTATTAATAAGCTAAATAATGGCATGGATTGGAATGATAAAAAGCTGCCCCATGGTCGGACAGACCTATTTCCCGGAGCCGCAGTAGACCCCCAATCTCCCAGTTTTTCCGGGTTACAAAGTCGTTTTTATCGCAAATTAAAAGCCGGGGCTTGTTTCTTTCAAAGTCAATTAATCACGGATTTTGAAAGGCTCTATAAATTCATGAATCAAGTCGCTTCTGATACGGATAAACCGATTTTGGCGGGAATTTTCCTCCTGAAATCCGCGAAAAATGCCCTTTTTATTAACAAATATGTTCCCGGTGTTAACATCCCCGACCACATTATCCACCGTTTAGAAAAATCATCACATCCCCTGGAAGAAGGCATTAAAATTGCGGCGGAACAAGTACAAATTGCACGTCAAATTTGCCGAGGTGTTCACCTTATGGCGGTTAAACGAGAAGACCTCATCCCGAAAATATTAGATGCAGCCAATATCCCCCCATTACCATAA
- the trpS gene encoding tryptophan--tRNA ligase: protein MDKQRILSGVQPTGNLHLGNYLGAIRNWVEGQKQYDNFFCVVDLHAITVPHNPATLAADTYTIAALYLACGIDPEDSTIFVQSHISAHSELTWLLNCLTPINWLQDMIQFKEKAVKQGENVSTGLLDYPVLMAADILLYDADRVPVGEDQKQHLELTRDIAGRFNHLFGQPDQEILKIPQPLIRTEGARVMSLTDGTRKMSKSDPSELSRINLLDPPDAIVKKIKRCKTDSVRGLAFDVPDRPECHNLLSLYALLSNQTKAQVAAECADMGWGQFKPLLTETAIAALKPIQERYKEVMSDRGYLESILRTGREQAEAVANQTLSRVKDALGYSKPL from the coding sequence ATGGATAAGCAGCGAATTCTCTCAGGAGTACAACCAACGGGAAACCTACACCTAGGTAACTATCTGGGCGCGATCCGCAACTGGGTAGAAGGTCAGAAACAGTATGATAACTTTTTCTGTGTGGTAGACCTACACGCGATCACCGTTCCCCACAACCCCGCGACTCTGGCGGCGGATACCTACACGATCGCAGCCCTTTATTTAGCCTGTGGTATCGACCCAGAAGATTCAACTATTTTTGTACAGTCCCATATTTCCGCCCACAGTGAGTTAACCTGGCTTCTCAACTGTCTGACCCCCATTAACTGGCTGCAAGATATGATCCAGTTTAAGGAAAAAGCCGTTAAACAGGGGGAAAATGTCAGTACGGGTTTATTGGATTATCCCGTATTGATGGCTGCCGACATTTTGCTTTATGATGCCGATCGCGTTCCGGTTGGGGAAGACCAAAAACAACATTTGGAACTGACACGGGATATTGCTGGCAGATTTAACCATTTATTCGGTCAACCAGATCAGGAAATTCTCAAAATTCCCCAACCTCTCATTCGCACAGAAGGCGCACGGGTGATGAGTTTAACCGACGGGACTAGGAAAATGTCTAAGTCTGACCCCTCCGAGTTAAGCCGGATTAATTTGTTAGACCCCCCAGATGCGATCGTTAAGAAAATTAAACGCTGCAAAACTGACTCGGTGCGAGGGTTAGCTTTTGATGTTCCAGACCGCCCCGAATGTCATAATCTGCTGAGTCTATATGCTTTGCTCTCTAACCAAACTAAAGCACAAGTGGCGGCTGAATGTGCAGATATGGGGTGGGGACAGTTTAAACCCCTGCTGACGGAAACGGCGATCGCCGCCCTCAAGCCTATTCAGGAACGCTACAAGGAAGTTATGAGCGATCGTGGTTATTTAGAGTCCATATTGCGTACAGGTCGCGAACAAGCCGAGGCTGTAGCCAATCAAACTTTAAGCCGCGTTAAAGATGCCCTAGGTTATTCCAAACCTTTGTAA